The Megalobrama amblycephala isolate DHTTF-2021 linkage group LG10, ASM1881202v1, whole genome shotgun sequence DNA segment cATTAATTacttcaccctcatgtccttccacacccgtaagaccttcgctcatcttcggaacacaaattaagatatttttgatgaaatctgagaggtatatgactcgtccatagacagcaatataatcaccactttcaaggtccagaaaggtattaaagacattgttaaaacggTCGACATGAGTAcagcggttcaaccttaattttatgaagagatgagaataatttttgtgcgcgaaaacaaaacaaaaataacgactttattcaacaatctcttctcctcccgagtcatatacctctcggatttcatcaaaaatatcttaatttgtgttccaaagatgaacaaagattttacgggtttggaatgacatgagggtaagtattttaagcatttttgggtcaactaaccctttaaggtgaaCCTGTGAAAACTACCCAGGATTGAAAAATCTGTACCTTCTAGACATCAATGCGATTGAATGGAAaacaaagagagaaaaagaagcTTACACTTTTTTCCTGATCAAAAAATACCACAGTAATCTCAAATCTCAAGTCTCTTATTGAGtttcaaagaaaatatataaaactgtgCTCACTGCTCAAATTTGCTAGGATAGCAGAGATTTCAATATGTCTCTatcatttctcatcaaattatCTGAACTATGCAatccacattcattttatagCTTGATATGCTTACTTTACGCAAAACAAGTGAGtatatttatgagtgagtcattgaatcattcaatcaACTGATTGAAAAGAAGCCAGTCTGCAGGCTGTTGCAGCCgacaaatttcaaaattgtgtGGTGTACGATGAGCACAGATTCCAGTTTTTAGCTTCAGATGATTTCATCCAGTCAGaggatatcaaacatgtttgatattttgagctgattttggaacatatattgttttaatttttcttggGCAACAAGTCACGCTTCTGTACGAGTTTAGCCAATCATGCTGAGAATTCCGGGCCGAGAATGGTTTGTAATCGTGCTATACCAGGTTCAAGTAGAAATTTGAGCCTCACCGTTCTTAGAATTGTTCGGCCCGATGGTGGAAAAGCATCTTTTGTTGTGTTCTGAACAACTTTGAAGTGTGGTCGTGTATGATCCTCAGTCATTTAGCGTATGATGCGCAGTCTTTCTCTATAACCATTTAAGTCGGCAAGTGTATGACgcctagtgttttaaaatctgttcagaTTTTAAAAGTCTTGTATGTATTCTGGCCTTAAGCTATGGAAGATCAGCCTCTGAGTAATACAATTTGCCTGTTTGCTCTTGATCTGTCATCTTAAGAATAAGCTTGAGGTTTCTTTGCTACTTAACCTTTGACAAAACACTTGTCTTACATGAAACGACACCCTTCTACAACCACACAAAGCCCTAATGTTCACCCTAATGAGACCCAGAGGATGATTTAGCATCCTCACTTTTCCGTCAACACCAGACAGCTGCCAGAACAGCTCGAATAACCAGCCAACACTGCCACTGAAGCCACGGTTCATGAGGTCCAACACTGATGCGCAGCAGTGAAACTAACTCACTGGAATGTACGTGCTTTACAAAACATTCTGTGGTAAAACAGGCAAAGCATTTAATATACCCATAATAGGTTAGACTATATTATTCACACTGAAACTGGACACTTACCGGGAGAAAGCTGACCCTCTGTACAGCTGATCGGAACATCACGTGTCTGCAATAAGAGACGAGTGTCATAAGAGAAGACAATAAAATAGTGCAGACAGGGTGGAGGAGAGGAAAGAGTCGCCAAACACAGGTGAAACACTTCAGGCCACAACAATAAGGATTCTTCTATTTGTTTAATCAGGCTAGTGCTTCAGATTTGTGCTCTACTCATACTTTCATTGGTCCCACcacaaaaataatactttttgtttttcatttgtgttaGAAAGAAATGGCTAGTTGCCATGTGACCTTCTCTAAGTCACAGTGGTGTGAAATACTGTATTTCACACTTTTGTGTAACTAGTGTACTATTGAAACTAAATACTTCTACTTTTACTCATACATTCAATTTCAGTTTTGATGTAAAACATTTCACTGGTCATTATGATGTAAATCTGTCCTCTTATTTCCTCTTATTTATTAGGAAAATCTCCCGTTTCTTGATTTCATCAGTACATTTCCAAAGCTaagaaaaatactttttactttaaacaCTTAAGCACAATTAAATTGTGCAAACATATTTACTTTCACTCAAGTGTGTTGGCTATGTATGTTGAAATGATTAATTTTACACAACAACTGAAATAATTACTGAACTAACTAAAATGATTGTAaggtaaaataattataattaaaataattaaatgggTCATGACAttgatttattttgatatttattgattttaaaatgttccttgacattcacttataatgttaataaagttttttgcaCAAGAAAATATATAAGCATgcaaaaaaagattattttcaaCCTTCATTCTGACACTTGTCTAAAATTATCCGTTTTGAAGGGCCACtcactgttttgaaaacattattcaTATAAAACCATAATTTACAGACTAAGCACTatgaaatcatttacttacggtttgtgatgcagctgcaTTCAGATTCAATACAGTTGGCTGCTtcattttgcaaaacaaaatgctccgaacaaacatataatcctccGACCCCAAACCTTAACCCTATctttaaaacaatgcaaatatagTGTTGGTAGCGCAATCTGATAAGTAGCATTTTTTGTCAAGACACCTGTTCggcattaaaataaaccatccacTTGTTTCCTGTCACAAGACgaagaagatgaagatgaaggtACACAGGATCCAATACgatacaatacaataaacaaaGGACCATACAGAAGGTTTAACAGTGCGCATGTGTGAAACGGGTAACGCAACACGCAAACATCGACCGACATTGAAGGGTGAAACAGAGTAACTTAAACACACCAGTGATGATGAGATGATAATGAACAAGTGTAATGATTTGATGAGTGTCCATAACAACTGAAGACTTGGCGGGAAACTAAGACAAAGAAACACATGTGACTGATGCAAATAAACTGAAAGTGTGATAACCACTTAAGTTTCTTTTTACCAAAAATCTTGAAGTTGAATACATGTTATATGTCAATTaaacgtttttgtttttttccacaaaaGTAGTAGCAAATAATTTTCTGTAATAGCTGGAAATAATGCAGCTGTAAAGTaatgattttaaattaaaaacttttACTGGAAGACAATGAAATACTCTGATTATAATTTTGAACCCCTTTTAATTGATGCTTCCATCACTAGTTCAACAAAAGTTCAACAAAACCTCATCAATGTCAACCAACCTGATAAATTCACATTGCTTATTTAAATCAGCAGAATTTTCAAGAACAGTGTTCAGTTTAGTACATCACAGAAAGCCAAATGTCAAAGGGACAGTTCgaccaaaaaaaaattctgtcatcaattactcaccctcatgtcattcaaaacccataagacttttgttcatctttggaacacaaatgaagatctttttgattaaatctgagagctctctgtccctccattgacagttaTGCAACTACTACTTtaacgcttcaaaaagttcataaagagatcgtaaaacataaacattcataaactcgcacatcagttgtggtaaacggaagctcaagcatgttcacTTGACGTGCAAGAGTCAATGAGATTcgttctcgtgtgttacacagcacgtttgagattctgtccgcaagaggtttgttcttgtgcgtcaagcaggtttgtttgagcttctgtttatgttcactgatcaatgttcatatgtgaataaaagcctaaattaaatctgttcatcacataAAGTGATGAGTCTCTTTacaaaatttggactaaaccactcaattcatatggattagttttacaatctctatatgaactttttgaagcgtcaattggtagttgcatagctgtcaatggagggacagaaagctctcagattttattaaaaagatcttcatttgtgttttgaagatgaatgaaagtcttacgggtttggaatgacatgagggtgagtaattaatgacagaattttcatttttgggtaatcTGTCTCTTTAAGTCTGTATAAAACACATGTATTTGAGCAACAAGTACAAAGGCAAGGGAAAATCACAACTCTCTGACACTGGCCCCGGGTCATTGGACCATCCTTATTGTTGAGGCTTGCATTAAAGCATCTGAGGGCTGTTTTCTGAACTGCCTAAGGTTAAGGAAGAAGCGGAGAATGAGATGGAAAAGCATTGCCGAGCTGCAGTGTGTGATGTTCTCTGACTAGCCTTGTGTGAAAGTGTGCTGAGCGTGAGGGCTACTCACTTGCAGGGTGATTTGGGGACAGGCTTCTCCGTAACATCATACTGACCGGGTGACAGGTTAATATCCTgtgttaaacacacacaaacactgacaTATCAACCAATTGTTTTGACATAATCGAAGGTGAGAGCCTTACTCCAGCCACTGATATCAGAAAAatattttgcttttgtttttagtATCAGTCACCAAAAAAATTAATCGAATGGCATGTAACACTAAACTGATATGTACACCAAATGGAATGTAAGACAGTATGTTAAACTGATTTCAAGGCTGTAAGCACCTTGAGGAACATTTGATTGCTTTTAGATTATTGGTGTGATGTCCCGTTCATTGTGACTGACTAACCTTATCTCTGAGGCCTAAAGTGTGGTTGTCAGGTCTGGGGCAGTTTTTGAAAGAGTAAGTTGCCTGGTGCCGCAGAGCCTCATTGGTTGAGTCAGTAATGTTATATGCTCCGGGCAACAGCAGATCTCCTCGACGTACGGTCGACATGAGTGTGTTTCGCCCGGGGCCCTTGAAGCTGTACGTCTTAGGCACCGGGTTCAGTCCTGTCTCCTCTATGAAGTCTCGGATGTGGTAACTGCCAGGAATGGGATAATTCTGGTGGTAGAAAAAGGAGACCTCTTTTACGCCGGTTTCACATTTACATAATTTCTGGCTTACTACAATGAGTATGACCATTAGTAACAGTTTATtacaacaaacataaacattgTGAAATCATCCAAATGGCTATTAATACATATAGAGCCCAAACTGCTTAAATCATCTGGAGTAAAAGCATAATTGTATTGATTGATAGGTTTAAGtgcattttcataatttttattattacaaaaatagGTTGTTCTTGCAGCTGTTTACACAGTGCTGCTTATGAAGGCAGTGTGAAAGCTGTAACCTGTTAATAtgagcatcaaaataaataaaaaaagctaCTTTCATGAGCGATGTGTAACAGGCCTTATTTTTTAAGACAGAGGCCATTTGTACACCAAAAGTACACTTCATCATATTGTGTTTGtcattaaataaatttgtttcaGAACAAGTATTCTTGTTACTTTTACATCCATGGCTGGATCTTTCATAAAACATCACCTACCTTAATAGTGTTTCTCCACCAACCACTTCTGTCAGTGTACGTTTCTTCTTTATgtttctgaaaaagaaaaatcactgATCACTAAAAGGATACAGTATATGCACTACTGTTTGTGGTTGGTACGATTCtgttatgttcaccaaggctggatttattttatcaaaaataaagtaaaaacagcaatattgtaaagtattattacaattttctgtatttttaaaatgtaatttattcctgtgaggGCAAGGCTGAATTCTTAGCAGtcatttcagcatcattactccagtcttcagtgtcacatgatccttcagaaatcattctaatattctgatttggtgtcttaagaaacatttcttattattacgaATATTGTACTGCACTTGAACTGTGATACATATTGTACAGGAATCTTTGatgaaaaacagcatttatttggaaaaaaaaatcaaaacactgaccccaaacctttgaatggttgTGTTAACGCTGAtctaaccctaatcaaacacacctgaacaagttAACggaggtcttcaggattactagaataCTGGACGGTGTGTTTGATAAGGGTTGGAACTAAACCCCTCAAACTCTGTGGGCCTGAAGATCCCTGCTCTATAAAGAAATAGTTCTTGTGTAATTCTGATGCACCAAAACTTACCCCATCTATACATTTTCCTTTGGGTAATGTTTTCTCTCTTCCTGTGGCCATAGTTCTGTCGATCCTGATTGTCTTCTGTAACAGACACCTCAACAACAACAAGCGTTGCTTAGATACTAATACTATTAACTATTAATCGAGAGTACTGGATACACAAGTTTCTGCTATTTGTTTGCTCTCTGattcattatttacatttactgaatttgtttcatattgaaaaaaaatgctcaaCGAGTTTGTTCATCAAATTCTCTgatcaaaaatctaaaatttCATACATATTTTTCAAGGCCAAGTTATTCTGAGCTGCTATCCACAATTATTGTACTCTGTACttttgtactgtatgtatacaTACGTATGTCTGTTTTAATTTCTCCTAAGGTATTAAATTAAACGAGTTCAATTAATCTGAGTTGCACAATAAATTTCCCATGCTTTGAATGGGATCTATCTAGGcgacacaaaataaaatgagtTTTATTATTTCTATCATGTAAGAGGCATATGACACATCCATTTGTAAGGGTTTGTCACACATGAATAACACAGCAGAAGCTGTGAAGCAGGGAAGGCAGCTCTCTCTGGGAGTTTAGGGCAGAATGTTCTGCTCTGTTGCTAGGCGACCAGGAACACATGCTTCTAACAAGTATTTGAAGGGCCCAGTGTTTACTGTTTGTCAGAGCGGTCTCCTGTACCAGTGCACTTCAACGCTGACATACCATGAATAACAGCCATGCTTCACAGTTTACTGTTGTCATTTTAATAAGCtcttgaacaaaaaaaataaaataaaataaaaacaatcatcTCATACTTTTGTTCTGGATTGCCCAAAAAGCTCCTCCATTCTATTTCATGTGGAGAGATGCATGAAAGATACTTTATAGCTGTGTAATAACTATATTATAACTAATACAAACTATATTATAACTATTTTTACAGCATAAATACtccaaacatgcataaaaaccaACTACTGTAGCCACTGATAAACACAGCCAAACTTCTGAACAGAACAGACATATTCTCATGAGGAAAAGGATGACTTTTACAACAATTGTCATTCAAGATTACTTTaatgagctttttgttttttgacatcGAGGCCACGCCCCAATCCTATCCTGTCAATACACACAGTACTTTGTCCAGCTGAGTCAGAGACGCATTGTATAATGATTTACAAATGAATAATCTTAACTATTacaataaatatagtaaacaactTAATTAACGAAAATAGCATTTTCAAACTTCTAAAATCAGCTCTGGGATGCATAATGATTAACAGAAGAGCTTTTAATGAGAGGGTTAAATGATGCTTCGCAAACAAAGAAACTTTTCAATATGGGTAAATAGTCAATTTTATTGGAAAACAAATATACAACTTGGAATGGACTATCTGAGGCATGACAATGCCATTAAgcggctttaaaaaaaaaaaaaaaagaaagaaaaaagtaaagaaagaaaaaaaaaactaatgtgAATAAgtgattaaaacattaaaaagcactGTAAGAATCAAACAAGTTCTTAGTATAGAACAGCAGATACAAAAAGAGTTTATGTACGAGTATCTTGTAGATACACCcgtgtctttttcttttttttttttgcagtagtGCAATGTTGAgaaatttcatatatatatatatatatatatatatatatatatatatatatatatatatatatatatatatatatatatatatatatatataatatattttgtcCATAGTCCATGCAGAGTTACTCCTCTACATTGTTGCCATGCCAACGTCGCTGCCAGAAGACAACCAGCTGGCAGGTCTCCACTCTTGCTACGCACGAGGGGGGCAGACAGACGTGACGTGTACGTTTTTGCACGTCACAACCCCCTCTTCGCGGCAACAAGCACCTGATCGTGTAACTGCACCGCCACTCCAAAAAACACGATGACAGCAAAAGAAAGGGACATGAGGACTGAAGATCCTATGCAGTTTACATGCAGTTCCTTTGGACAGCCGGGAGGAGGAAGGGGGGGGGGacttaacattttacagataaATTAAACAGAAAAAAGGCAAATTATTTATAGAAGAGAGAGGATCTGTACAAGGCCTTCATTTCGCCGTCATCATCTGTACAAATTCTGTGGAAACAGAGAACGGGTTAGTCTGTTTCTGAACGATGACAAGATTTCTTACATGAACTAAAGATGCAGCCACGACTGCGTGATGTGCTGCAATCTTATTGATCCAAAAATCCCACTCCACATAACAGTATATTAAACAAAACATGTCCTGATAGGCTGTGATTGtgcattttaatgcaaaaacaaCTTTTCAATCAGCTCACCTTCGTAGTTAACCTGTCCGTCTCCGTCAATGTCTGCTTCTCGGATCATCTCATCAACCTCTTCGTCGGTCAACTTCTCTCCAAGGTTTGTCATGACGTGACGCAATTCAGCTGCGCTGATGTAACCATTCCCATCCTAAAGTACAGGATATGTAGGTCAGTGACTGCACATGACTTTGTGAGCAACTAGTGTCTTATTCTGGAACTGGACAAGCTTTACCTTATCAAAGACACGGAATGCTTCTCTGATCTCCTCCTCGCTGTCTGTGTCTTTCATCTTCCTCGCCATCATGGTCAGGAACTCTGGGAAGTCTATCGTCCCATTTCCTAAGCAGAAAGCAAAAGAATTCAGATAAACCCCCAACTTTTACCATTCACTTGGATTGAGGATGCATGCGATCGTCCTTACCATCAGCATCCACTTCATTGATCATGTCTTGCAGCTCAGCCTCTGTTGGGTTCTGTCCGAGCGAGCGCATGACAGTACCCAGCTCCTTGGTTGTGATGGTGCCGTCACCATCCTTGTCAAAGAGTGAGAAAGCCTCTTTGAATTCTGTGAAGAGTGACAGATAAATGGAATAGGATATTGTATTAACAGAGTTTCCCAAAGATAAACAAACACCAAACACAAAAGACACACAGAGGAACCAGTGGGGCCAGTTCCAAAGAAGGGATGCCCAAATATACTTTACACACTCGCTTTCAAAACAAGCTCTCAGATATTAATGCAAAAGAAGCTTGAGCTCAACCATAGTGCATTTAAAGTTAAGATGAAACGTATGATTGTGCCAATTTACTTTAACATGCGTTTCCTGGTCTTATTGAATGATTTATCGGTGCCTGTTATTCTAAAGAACAAAAATCCCTTTATAAtagggatgcatgatatatcggccaccatatcaGTATTGACcgatatatattcatttttaatattatcattattgGCCCAATAAGAAAAGTGCaacatgtatatataaatatattggtCAATATattggttatcggctttcaaatataaagaattattggttatcggccaaaattttcatatcggtgcatccctactttataaccttttattaaaatgtaatagcTATGAAGCAACTCTTTTTGGCTGCTGTAATAAATCCTTGCATTTTCAACCAGGCTTTATTCTGAAAAGTAACACCTACTTTTACAATCCAACCAATTACTAATGGAAAGCAACATGTCCTGGCGTATATTCCCTCTCGCTCCGTCAAATGTCTGATTATTGGGGGGTTTTAATTGCAACAATTAAAAACTTAATTGTTGCAAATTaagtttcatgttgactttaaaactcaGGATCTGAAACTACTAGGCACGATAGTACAGTTAGGCAGTCCTTAAAAAAGCAGTTTGTCCATATTCATAATGAACACTGCATAggggaggggggaaaaaaaatctgcattgcTACAGCAGTCTGTAATTACCCGTTTATTACACAAAGGCACACACAGGAAGAACATGTGTGACACCCAAACTAGAACAGGCTTGAACAACCACAGTGGAAAAAGTCCTAGATATCAATCCCTCTAAAGAGAAATGTGACATCTGTTTATGTAAAAACGCCACTGGCAGAAAAAACTGCCTGTTCTCGCATAAATGAAACCTCACCCTGCTTCTATGCAAACTATCAACTCTGAGGCCCCGTTTCTATGGAGATCCAGCACTGTGACCTCACTCTGTTCCTATGGAGACCCACTGAACCATATGGAGATCCAATGCTGTGACCCATTTGAGCGGATATAGGATCTAGACTTCAGAGCAGTATGGAAACACTGCTGTGACCTCACACGATCTCCAGGGAAACACACTTTGGAGACTATGTCTCGATGGACAAACCACCATGACCTCACTGTCACTATGGAGACAGACCACAATGACCTAAATGGTTTCAGAGCATTTCTGTTTGCGGTTCTCTATTGTAATAACACAACCATGATCAGAAACATTAGTCAAAGCAAAGTTGGTCGTGAAAGATTGAGGTTTTCACATTCCTTCTCTTTCAAAGTATGTAGAATAACACTAAACTTGCAGGGTGGTCTTTGCACGCGATGCCAGAAATATGAATTTCAgatcacctaaaaatgaaataaaaatcattttatcattttattttattttaaaataaaagcactatataaaccATAAAAATTACCCTAAAAATTCCAAAACACCTTGGAAACGTATTATAACATCAAGAACAACACCAAAGTAACCCGTACAAGTCCATCATGATACTAGAATCTGCAGTATTAAGTCAGAAAAGACTCAAAGCAAACCAGCAGCCAGTGAAACTGTAACTTCACGTCAAAGCCATTGAGATGTTGAGTCCAGCAGGGGACACACCCTTGTTCCTCAGTGCCTGCAGTTACTAACTCTCTCCAATAGAGAAGGGCGTGATCATCAAAAACTACAACTAGCCACAGGAAATTACTCAATCACTTAGATTTAAAGTCTGCTGTTACACGCTTCCCACCACAACAACCTGCCCATTAATTTGGGGAATGTGTCCTGACCAAGTCTCAGGGCTCGCCATAAAAGGAAATAATATAAATCCATGGAGAgaggtggggggtggggggttgaAGAGGGGAAACCACGGGAATCCACACCACTGACCATGTGCCAATGGACGGAAGGGGGGGGGGATGTCTTACCGGCAATCTGTTCTTCTGTCAACTGGTCAGCCTGCaaaggagaaaaagagaagaCGTTCAATTGAAACCAATGATGACACCGCGTATTAAGCATTGGGGGACACTAATCTAATCATTTAAGaacaaaccattaaaaaaaaaactatattggTCAACCgttaattttaatattggtgGTGACATGTCTGGGGGAACCATAAGGATCTGATTTACTTCTATTAAAAGGAAcaattcaccccaaaatttgATGTTGGACAGAAAGACAGCCTCAGtctccattcactttcattatgggggaaaaaagatggaatgaaagtacgcgtcagcgcttaacatctccttttgtgttccaaaagAGAAAGTCAACCAGTTTTATGGGTTTATAACCACATGAGACTGAATAAAtgactattttcattttggggagAACTTTCCCTTTAACGCTAACTGCAGAAGGTGGCGCAGTCCCTCTCCACTGCTCATAAAAGCCTTTTACTGCTTTATTCATGAAGAGAACATTGAATTAAAAGGACCACAGGAGTCCAATGCTTTCCATATGCGTGTTTGATAATGAgcacatatttaaacataagcTTGTGCAAGAGAAATGCGCCATATTCGCAGCTGACGTGCCCCTTAAACTGTATTCGCTATCAATGAAGCTTTTTCAAGCTGTTGCTTTAAATTATTTCATGTTACAGCAAGAATTGAATATTTAACTGATATTCCCCTATGAAACTAAATGAATACGCATATATAAAACACAAGCAGAAGACTAACGTTACCTGTCATTAAACCATATCACTACCATAcattcaatgaaaatatatacaaCTATTCAATACCAACGAACTGTATGCTGACTGTAACACgcattattttataaatgcGTTCTATAATAATGGCATTTTGCACCAAATAAACAGTGACATTAAGACATAACAGTTTTTACTCACCATCGCGTTCTTTTAACAGATGTATCTCCACACAGAACAACAGTCCGCAGCTGGCAAACAAACAGGATGCAATCATACAGGGCTTGTCGCGCCTTTAATGGTCGCTTATAAACCCCTCCCCCCTGCTTTTTCTCCATCCGCCAACACACTTCCTTCCCTATCAGAATCAGAAACGATCATCAAAAATGTCACAATTGTGATGCATGAGCCTGCAGTACAGAGTACCGAGGATTTATACGATAGCGA contains these protein-coding regions:
- the stpg4 gene encoding protein STPG4, translating into MATGREKTLPKGKCIDGKHKEETYTDRSGWWRNTIKNYPIPGSYHIRDFIEETGLNPVPKTYSFKGPGRNTLMSTVRRGDLLLPGAYNITDSTNEALRHQATYSFKNCPRPDNHTLGLRDKDINLSPGQYDVTEKPVPKSPCKHVMFRSAVQRVSFLPKEGPAPGHYNPRPSTGIAVTSCFRSTVPRLYSVHSGTPGPGVYEPTWHKSQRLSTEVKVDWAYDLLFRNTP
- the calm2a gene encoding calmodulin 2a (phosphorylase kinase, delta); protein product: MADQLTEEQIAEFKEAFSLFDKDGDGTITTKELGTVMRSLGQNPTEAELQDMINEVDADGNGTIDFPEFLTMMARKMKDTDSEEEIREAFRVFDKDGNGYISAAELRHVMTNLGEKLTDEEVDEMIREADIDGDGQVNYEEFVQMMTAK